One Chroicocephalus ridibundus chromosome 21, bChrRid1.1, whole genome shotgun sequence DNA segment encodes these proteins:
- the NES gene encoding nestin: protein MLSTESFAGARALGEESLQMWDLNKRLEAYLARVKFLEEENEVLRAEIQSAKGSPAGDSWRAKYEEELRALRDALDHAFREKCTAELARDNLYEEVQQVKSRCQKEQAAREEAKKQLSLSRKELEEERRAQIWLKERAVQLEKEVEALLEVHEEEKAGLDQEIASFSQSLESFRCAPVAFQPVEVEDYSKRLSEIWKGAVETYKTEVSQLEGSLCQAKENLWKAVEDNQQSQLQLQHLEKDLVGLKARKEMLEENLARQWQEQRGEAEKFQLAMEALEQEKQSLRGQIAQVLEDRQQLMHLKMSLSLEVATYRTLLEAESTRLQMPAREYKLANGLRDLKLEVSGGSKLAAASAEARRLLPRDHRTSPSVFPRAEGRGQPAKTRSDALTPKIQSPRELQKIGSVLHATAPQAKEPGAPGRPTPSPSQPGKAPSLSLDPPSPVPPEPGSPGGEGPAWPGGDGGEMSQGKEHPVPRAAAETRDAGAEPPGAVPTRSLRYPARLVSEALEDALKEMNDDAQPKEEPPLGAAWAPPDARPPSPVPPIEARGGAGEGQDPSEGGGDGEAPEEEERAGEGVLQGLGAGSHPCGAAASLSPEEPGVWEEEMPAVLSPGGPEVVAQEEDTSGPGQTGASQEEPEDEEDAPSTEASHPSEDEEERGPDDGDFQGEGMDAGEGESPQREIEAAFAVPMESHPGLPMESHPEEDFIDGEQEKFEQREMPVCEMDLAAGEERRQEPCPEQEPCLEQEPLSIHEATPAEEASSGAVEDAMGGEDPGRAEEGEGEKGEASGEALGGEDPGAGEAAGPEALGQEEPEDLQETGFGEETREEEQPEPGEERWGGRDEGSSQKPPPEEWEVTAEDMEGALGTEEPAWADDTPRSAGGLESEERDGSVSPAELEETREDDEEAAESRGTSQQQPPPGAEPAPGLAGDEQEDTVGQPDQAAPIHVPGQGDSQEPAEAAEEPWEVQDEDADEELDLEAGQRESSSGTVPAAPQQAPGDGTESGEREEEEEEEEDGRWGEPEPAPGTGRRVELEDTLPDSTPLRLYDGETLAAVTPSQNPPETEETTETGPASQITPEDEGWLEGKDKPPTPTVPESCEEEEGTEVAPAAEGAEEEEGYFMVSAPNQEVSSSEEAEISEDFEEIKVEATEAGQDELEAPGEASPVPEDEGHFEAFVGEADEDAKMPTEEAEMPKDEDEDDAGGFTAELEEGPAVPEADPVSPGTTGSLAGGSGLRESLAAESDEELDGAVELESDGGRVETLPGPVGQEEEEEEEEEEEEEEDPSTAHQDVAASIPPAGLQARVMPVSPLPDQAAQTADEQPAVEEEAPAGDSPPPDRDEEPPEADPPQPGSAPERGVFPEMIKESPEAADPSAKVPADVVKDSDILEIVEQALEFNQELVMGVKAAEGGQRDASGSQLPGDAEEESSPASSSEEEPTVQEAPAEAAAGPEGLAGAANGLYREASLEDLAEFTEEVPNGVAGAWPVQEVPDESTEPSGGTQPRPPADAAAKLTDATPCGKHGGADAVPVPSSLGDDVLRLAPDQPPACRLRAEQEPWSSGDE from the exons ATGCTGAGCACGGAAAGTTTCGCTGGGGCGAGAGCCCTGGGCGAGGAGTCCCTGCAGATGTGGGACCTCAACAAGCGGCTGGAGGCCTACCTGGCCCGCGTCAAGTTCCTGGAGGAGGAGAACGAGGTGCTGCGAGCCGAAATCCAGAGCGCCAAGGGCAGCCCCGCCGGCGACTCGTGGCGGGCCAAGTACGAGGAGGAGCTGCGAGCCCTGCGGGACGCGCTGGATCACGCCTTCAGGGAGAAGTGCACGGCTGAGCTGGCCAGGGACAACCTCTACGAGGAGGTCCAGCAGGTGAAAAGCAGGTGCCAGAAGGAGCAGGCGGCCCGAGAAGAAGCCAAGAAGCAGCTCTCCTTgagcaggaaggagctggaggaggagaggagggcgcAGATCTGGCTGAAGGAGAGAGCcgtgcagctggagaaggaggtggaaGCCTTGCTGGAGGTGCACGAGGAGGAGAAAGCGGGGCTGGACCAGGAGATTGCGAGCTTCTCGCAGAGCCTGGAGAGCTTCCGATGCGCTCCGGTGGCTTTCCAGCCGGTGGAGGTGGAGGACTACTCCAAGAGGCTCTCGGAGATCTGGAAAGGGGCGGTGGAGACCTACAAGACGGAGGTATCGCAGCTGGAAGGTTCCCTCTGCCAGGCCAAGGAGAACCTCTGGAAGGCGGTGGAGGACaaccagcagagccagctgcagctccagcacctggagaAGGACCTGGTGGGGCTCAAAGCGCGgaaggagatgctggaggagaacCTGGCCCGGCAGTGGCAGGAGCAGCGCGGGGAGGCGGAGAAGTTCCAG ctgGCGATGGAGGcgctggagcaggagaagcagagcCTGCGGGGACAGATCGCCCAGGTGCTGGAGGACCGGCAGCAGCTCATGCACCTCAAGATGTCCCTCAGCCTGGAAGTGGCCACCTACAG GACGCTGCTGGAAGCGGAGAGCACCCGCTTGCAGATGCCAGCCAGGGAATACAAACTGGCCAACGGCTTGCGAG ATCTCAAGCTGGAGGTGAGCGGGGGCAGCAAGTTGGCGGCGGCGAGCGCCGAGGCCAGGCGGCTGCTGCCCCGGGACCACCGCACCAGCCCCTCCGTCTTCCcccgggcggaggggagggggcagccggcaAAAACCAGAAGCGACGCTCTGACACCCAAAATCCAGAGCCCCAGGGAGCTCCAGAAAATCGGCTCCGTCCTCCATGCCACGGCACCGCAAGCCAAGGAGCCGGGTGCCCCCGGCCGCCCCACGCCGAGCCCCTCGCAGCCCGGCAAagccccttctctctccctggacccccccagccccgtgccaccGGAGCCGGGGAGCCCGGGGGGAGAGGGTCCTGCCTGGCCAGGGGGAGACGGGGGTGAGATGAGCCAAGGGAAGGAGCatcctgtgcccagagccgcggcggAGACCCGCGATGCCGGCGCCGAGCCCCCGGGAGCGGTGCCCACCCGCAGCCTGCGGTACCCAGCCCGGCTGGTCAGCGAGGCGCTGGAGGATGCTCTCAAGGAAATGAATGACGATGCTCAGCCCAAAGAAGAGCCCCCGCTCGGCGCCGCGTGGGCCCCCCCGGATGcccgtccccccagccccgtcccccccatAGAggctcgcggaggggccggggaaGGGCAAGACCCCTCGGAGGGTGGCGGGGATGGCGAAGCCCCcgaagaggaggagagggctggggaaggcgtGCTCCAGGGGCTGGGTGCGGGATCGCATCCCTGCGGCGCGGCGGCTTCCCTGAGCCCGGAAGAGCCGGGAGTGTGGGAGGAGGAGATGCCGGCTGTGCTGAGCCCAGGGGGACCAGAAGTGGTGGCCCAGGAAGAGGACACCAGTGGCCCTGGCCAGACTGGGGCCAGCCAGGAAGAGccagaggatgaggaggatgccCCAAGCACGGAAGCATCACACCCCTCGGAGGACGAGGAGGAGAGGGGACCCGACGATGGCGATTTCCAGGGCGAAGGGATGGATGCGGGAGAAGGGGAGTCCCCGCAGAGAGAAATCGAAGCTGCTTTTGCTGTCCCCATGGAAAGCCACCCGGGTTTGCCCATGGAAAGTCACCCGGAAGAGGACTTCATTGATGGGGAGCAGGAAAAGTTTGAGCAGCGGGAAATGCCCGTGTGTGAGATGGACCTGGCTGCAGGGGAGGAAAGGCGGCAGGAGCCGTGCCCGGAGCAGGAGCCGTGCCTGGAGCAGGAGCCCTTGAGCATCCATGAGGCCACCCCAGCAGAAGAGGCTTCGTCGGGGGCTGTGGAAGATGCCATGGGAGGGGAGGACCCAGGCAGAGCAGAAGAAggtgagggagaaaagggagaggccAGCGGGGAGGCGCTGGGAGGAGAAGACcctggggcaggagaggctgcgggaCCAGaagccctggggcaggaggagcccgaGGACCTGCAGGAAACCGGCTTTGGGGAAGAGACgcgggaggaggagcagccggAGCCGGGAGAGGAgcgctggggtgggagggatgaGGGCAGCAGCCAAAAGCCCCCTCCAGAGGAgtgggaggtgacagcagaggacatggagggggctctggggacGGAAGAGCCAGCCTGGGCGGATGACACCCCGAGAAGCGCAGGAGGGCTGGAAAGCGAAGAGAGAGACGGCAGCGTGTCGCCGGCAGAGCTGGAGGAAACCCGGGAAGATGACGAAGAAGCTGCCGAGAGCCGAGGGAcgagccagcagcagccaccgccgGGCGCTgagccggccccggggctggcaggggatgagCAGGAGGACACCGTGGGGCAGCCTGACCAGGCAGCACCCATCCATGTCCCCGGGCAAGGGGACAGCCAGGAGCCGGCCGAGGCTGCGGAGGAGCCATGGGAGGTGCAGGATGAGGATGCCGATGAGGAGCTCGACTTGGAGGCAGGCCAGCGGGAGAGCAGCAGCGGCACCGTCCCCGCCGCACCGCAGCAGGCGCCGGGTGACGGCACCGAGAGCGgtgagcgggaggaggaggaggaggaggaggaggatgggcgATGGGGAGAGCCGGAGCCGGCgccggggacaggcaggagggtgGAGCTGGAGGACACGCTGCCGGACAGCACGCCATTGCGCCTCTACGATGGGGAGACGCTGGCTGCGGTCACACCCAGCCAAAACCCTCCGGAGACTGAGGAAACCACCGAGACAGGCCCCGCATCCCAAATAACTCCGGAGGATGAAGGGTGGCTGGAAGGGAAGGACAAGCCGCCAACTCCCACCGTGCCAGAGAGCTgcgaagaggaggaaggaacGGAGGTAGCCCCCGCGGCAGAGGgtgccgaggaggaggaaggttatTTCATGGTCTCTGCTCCCAACCAAGAGGTTTCCAGCTCGGAGGAAGCCGAGATCTCCGAGGACTTTGAAGAAATTAAAGTTGAAGCAACCGAAGCCGGCCAAGATGAGCTGGAAGCTCCCGGAGAAGCATCTCCGGTGCCAGAGGATGAAGGGCACTTTGAGGCGTTTGTTGGTGAAGCGGATGAAGATGCGAAGATGCCCACAGAAGAAGCCGAGATGCCAAAGGACGAGGATGAGGATGATGCTGGGGGTTTTACCGCCGAGCTGGAGGAAGGCCCCGCTGTTCCTGAGGCGGATCCCGTCTCCCCCGGGACCACGGGGTCATTAGCCGGAGGCTCCGGGCTGCGGGAGAGTTTGGCTGCTGAATCGGACGAGGAGCTCGATGGCGCGGTCGAGCTGGAGAGCGATGGCGGCAGAGTCGAAACGCTCCCGGGGccggtggggcaggaggaggaggaagaggaggaagaggaggaagaagaggaggaggatccCAGCACGGCTCACCAGGACGTGGCTGCGTCCATCCCTCCGGCAGGGCTCCAAGCCCGGGTGATGCCGGTTTCTCCGCTGCCCGACCAAGCGGCGCAGACGGCGGATGAGCAGCCAGCTGTGGAGGAGGAAGCACCAGCCGGCGACAGTCCACCCCCAGACAGGGATGAGGAGCCCCCCGAGGCCGACCCGCCTCAGCCGGGCTCCGCGCCGGAGCGGGGAGTTTTTCCGGAGATGATTAAAGAAAGCCCAGAGGCGGCCGATCCCTCCGCAAAGGTGCCGGCGGACGTCGTGAAAGACTCGGATATTTTGGAAATAGTCGAGCAAGCCCTGGAGTTCAACCAGGAGCTGGTGATGGGAGTGAAGGCGGCCGAGGGCGGGCAACGGGATGCCAGCGGGTCCCAGCTCCCCGGGGATGCCGAGGAAGAGTCTTCACCCGCCTCGTCCAGCGAGGAGGAGCCGACGGTGCAGGAGGCACCAGCAgaggcggctgcggggccggagGGTCTGGCTGGGGCCGCCAACGGGCTGTACCGGGAGGCCAGCCTGGAAGACCTGGCCGAATTCACCGAGGAGGTGCCCAACGGCGTCGCCGGCGCGTGGCCGGTGCAGGAGGTCCCCGATGAGAGCACAGAGCCCAGCGGGGGCACGCAGCCGCGGCCCCCCGCCGATGCCGCCGCCAAGCTGACCGATGCCACCCCCTGCGGCAAACACGGCGGGGCCGACGCCGTCCCCGTGCCGTCCTCTTTGGGGGACGACGTCTTGCGCCTCGCGCCCGACCAGCCGCCGGCGTGTCGGCTGAGAGCCGAGCAGGAGCCCTGGTCCTCGGGGGACGAGTGA